The following are from one region of the Polaribacter marinaquae genome:
- a CDS encoding helix-turn-helix domain-containing protein produces the protein MHISKFVSLLLFVVSFNTICQNSKKIENYTFDELSEKYYKYKFKDSIKAKKFANFYFNKAIKEKDTVNAIDGKYYLSEVYKNDSIYLNYLDSLISKTKLNPNKMYPTYAFLKKGNLYFNNELFNVSLKNYILASSNLKKNKNDSLNYLLKIRISTLKNFDQKNLESLKILLECNQYYINNKNKVSDNKHSAVLMNISILYAKLKKIDSSNIFINKAIEFAYEKNDNFLKGYCYYLKGRCFFENGAYKKTILNIKKSIPYLIIDENYRNLSLCYSYIAKSYEKLNNEKNALKYHFLVDSLYITTKIPSKKVKNSFNYISHHYKDKGDLKNQLKYIEKQIFVDSIQASVGKNLSKTFTEEYDRPKLIAEKQKIISELNNEVSFYKKLRIYIAIILILSFILFLYQFRKRKKQEQKFDNLTIKLKNKKVVENSANSNTNVQKNLSETIITELLAKLDSFEQQPENFTNNKLTLSILAKELETNSNYLSKVINQKKGCNFSTYLRKLRIDYALDLLEKDATIRKFSIDAIAKEVGFKNAETFSKAFFKETELNPSFYIKQLEKKK, from the coding sequence TTGCACATTTCTAAGTTCGTATCACTTCTATTATTTGTTGTTAGCTTTAACACAATTTGCCAGAATTCTAAAAAAATTGAAAATTATACGTTTGATGAATTATCTGAAAAATACTATAAGTATAAATTTAAAGACTCTATAAAAGCTAAAAAGTTTGCCAATTTTTATTTTAATAAAGCTATCAAGGAAAAAGATACTGTAAACGCTATTGACGGGAAGTATTATTTAAGCGAAGTTTATAAGAACGATTCTATTTACCTTAATTATTTAGACTCTTTAATTAGTAAAACTAAGTTGAATCCAAATAAAATGTATCCTACTTATGCATTTTTAAAAAAAGGAAATTTATACTTTAATAATGAATTGTTCAATGTCTCTTTAAAAAATTATATTTTAGCATCATCTAATTTAAAAAAAAATAAAAATGATAGTTTAAATTATCTTCTTAAAATTAGAATAAGTACACTTAAAAACTTTGATCAAAAAAATTTAGAGTCTCTTAAAATCTTATTAGAGTGTAATCAATACTACATAAATAATAAAAATAAAGTTTCTGATAATAAACATAGTGCTGTATTAATGAATATATCCATATTATACGCTAAGTTAAAAAAAATTGATTCTAGTAATATTTTTATAAATAAAGCAATAGAGTTTGCTTATGAAAAAAATGACAATTTCTTAAAAGGTTATTGCTATTACCTAAAAGGAAGATGTTTTTTTGAAAATGGTGCTTACAAAAAAACAATTTTAAATATTAAAAAGTCAATTCCCTACTTAATAATTGATGAAAACTATAGGAATTTATCACTTTGTTATAGTTACATTGCGAAATCTTATGAAAAACTGAACAATGAGAAAAATGCTTTAAAATATCATTTTTTAGTAGACTCATTATATATTACAACTAAAATACCTTCTAAAAAGGTTAAAAATAGTTTTAACTATATTTCTCATCATTATAAGGATAAAGGAGATTTAAAAAACCAACTTAAATATATTGAAAAACAAATTTTTGTTGATAGTATTCAAGCGTCTGTTGGAAAAAACCTCTCTAAAACATTTACAGAAGAATACGATAGACCAAAATTAATTGCTGAAAAACAAAAAATTATTTCAGAATTAAATAATGAAGTTTCTTTTTACAAAAAATTACGAATTTATATTGCGATAATTTTAATTCTATCATTTATACTATTTCTATATCAATTTAGAAAACGAAAAAAACAAGAACAAAAATTTGATAACCTTACAATCAAATTAAAGAATAAAAAAGTAGTTGAAAATTCAGCAAACTCTAATACGAATGTTCAGAAAAACTTATCAGAAACTATTATTACAGAATTGCTTGCTAAGTTAGATTCTTTTGAACAACAGCCAGAAAACTTTACAAATAATAAGCTTACCCTGAGTATACTTGCTAAAGAATTAGAAACAAATTCTAATTATCTTTCTAAAGTTATCAATCAGAAAAAAGGTTGTAATTTTTCTACGTACTTACGAAAATTGAGAATTGATTATGCACTAGATTTATTAGAAAAAGATGCTACCATTCGTAAATTTAGTATTGATGCAATTGCGAAGGAGGTCGGTTTTAAAAATGCAGAAACATTTTCAAAAGCCTTCTTTAAAGAAACTGAATTGAATCCTTCTTTTTACATTAAACAACTAGAAAAAAAGAAGTAG
- a CDS encoding helix-turn-helix domain-containing protein — protein sequence MKIVLYITSFLLFLGSFNTIAQNSKKFENYTFDELSDKYYEYKFTDSIKAKKFANFYFNKAVKEKDIVNAISGKYYLREVHKNDSIYIDYLDSIINISKSNPTKMFPALAYYQKTFFYYNNEKTNECLKNCLLGFKYLKQNKNDSLKYLFQIKLASIKTLTRKINESNKILLEIIDENNLKHNIINSENYFITLFNISRNYLKLKINDSSRYYNKKALQFSKSIKDSLLIGYSLNNQGLIHYYEKEYLKSIKYYSKSLPYLIEDENYRAIFDAYNLIAKSYIKLNKTKKALKYNLLIDSLYQKQKITFYAQKNSYSFLIKYYKNNQDIKNQLKYINKYLKVDSILNVRNKNLSKTFTEEYDRPKLIAEKQKIISELNNEVSFYKKSRIYIAIVLILSFILFLYQFRKRKKQEQKFDNLTIKLKNKKVVENSVNSNTNTQKNLSETIITELLAKLDSFEQQPENFTNNKLTLSILAKELETNSNYLSKVINQKKGCNFSTYLRKLRIDYALDLLEKDATIRKFSIDAIAKEVGFKNAETFSKAFFKETELNPSFYIKQLEKKG from the coding sequence TTGAAAATAGTTTTATACATAACATCATTCCTTTTGTTTCTTGGCAGTTTTAATACAATTGCACAGAATTCTAAAAAATTTGAAAATTATACGTTTGATGAATTAAGTGATAAATATTATGAATATAAATTTACAGACTCTATAAAGGCTAAAAAGTTTGCCAATTTTTATTTTAATAAAGCGGTCAAGGAAAAAGATATTGTAAATGCTATTAGTGGAAAATACTACTTAAGAGAGGTTCATAAAAATGATTCCATATATATTGATTATTTAGACTCCATAATTAATATTTCAAAAAGTAACCCTACAAAAATGTTTCCTGCGCTTGCTTATTATCAAAAGACTTTTTTTTATTATAACAATGAAAAAACCAATGAATGTTTAAAAAATTGTCTTTTAGGATTTAAATATTTAAAACAGAATAAGAATGATAGTTTAAAATATCTTTTTCAAATAAAACTGGCAAGTATTAAAACTCTAACACGTAAAATAAATGAGTCAAACAAAATATTATTAGAAATAATTGATGAAAATAATTTAAAGCATAATATTATTAATTCAGAGAACTATTTTATTACACTTTTTAATATATCTAGAAATTATCTAAAATTAAAAATCAATGATTCTAGTAGGTATTATAATAAAAAAGCTTTACAGTTTTCCAAATCAATAAAAGATAGTTTGTTAATTGGATATTCACTGAATAATCAAGGTTTAATTCACTACTACGAAAAAGAATATTTAAAATCTATAAAATATTATTCTAAATCTTTGCCATATTTAATAGAGGATGAAAATTATAGGGCAATTTTTGATGCTTATAATTTAATAGCAAAATCATACATAAAATTAAATAAAACTAAAAAAGCTTTAAAATATAATTTACTTATAGACTCACTGTATCAAAAACAAAAAATCACTTTTTATGCACAAAAAAATAGTTATTCTTTTCTAATTAAATACTATAAGAATAATCAAGACATAAAAAATCAACTCAAATACATTAATAAATATTTAAAAGTCGATAGTATATTAAATGTTAGAAATAAAAACCTCTCTAAAACATTTACAGAAGAATACGATAGACCAAAATTAATTGCTGAAAAACAAAAAATCATATCAGAATTAAACAACGAGGTTTCTTTTTACAAGAAATCACGAATTTATATTGCGATAGTTTTAATTCTATCATTTATATTGTTTCTGTATCAATTTAGAAAACGAAAAAAACAAGAACAAAAATTTGATAACCTTACAATCAAATTAAAAAATAAAAAAGTAGTTGAAAATTCAGTAAACTCTAATACAAATACTCAGAAAAACTTATCAGAAACTATTATTACAGAATTGCTTGCTAAGTTAGACTCTTTTGAACAACAGCCAGAAAACTTTACAAATAATAAGCTTACTCTGAGTATACTTGCTAAAGAATTAGAAACAAATTCTAATTATCTTTCTAAAGTTATCAATCAGAAAAAAGGTTGTAATTTTTCTACGTACTTAAGAAAATTGAGAATTGATTATGCCTTAGATTTATTAGAAAAAGATGCTACCATTCGTAAATTTAGTATTGATGCAATTGCGAAGGAAGTCGGTTTTAAAAATGCAGAAACATTTTCGAAAGCATTCTTTAAAGAAACTGAACTGAATCCTTCTTTTTATATCAAACAACTAGAAAAAAAAGGATAA
- the bshA gene encoding N-acetyl-alpha-D-glucosaminyl L-malate synthase BshA codes for MKIGIVCYPTFGGSGVVATELGMALANKGHEVHFITYNQPVRLDFLSHNLHFHQVVIEEYPLFEYQPYELALSSKMVEVVRKHDLEVLHVHYAIPHAYAAYMAKQMLKEKGLDVRVVTTLHGTDITLVGSHPTYKTAVEFSINNSDVVTSVSNNLKDTTNKLFNITKDIKVIYNFIDVEKYDNAHKEECKRIALAQPNERIFTHVSNFRPVKRVEDVIKVFAAVRKEIPSKLLMIGEGPERAKAEKLVKDLKITDDVFFLGNSTEVAKILCYTDVFLLPSQTESFGLAALEAMAAGTAVISTNTGGLPEVNIHGQTGYLSNLGDVEDMAKNAISIVKDDATLEQFKQNAKAHTKQFSLDSILPVYEEIYKSCYKK; via the coding sequence ATGAAAATAGGTATTGTTTGTTATCCAACCTTCGGAGGAAGTGGAGTAGTAGCTACAGAATTAGGTATGGCATTGGCTAATAAAGGACATGAAGTTCATTTTATAACATATAATCAACCAGTTCGTTTAGATTTTTTATCTCACAATCTACATTTTCATCAAGTTGTTATCGAAGAATACCCTCTTTTCGAATATCAACCTTATGAGTTGGCGTTGTCAAGTAAAATGGTAGAAGTCGTAAGAAAACACGATTTAGAAGTTTTACATGTACATTATGCAATTCCGCATGCTTACGCTGCATATATGGCAAAGCAAATGTTAAAAGAAAAAGGTTTAGATGTGCGTGTAGTTACTACATTACATGGTACAGATATCACTTTGGTTGGTAGTCATCCAACCTATAAAACAGCCGTAGAATTCAGTATTAATAATTCTGATGTAGTTACTTCTGTTTCTAACAATTTAAAAGATACTACCAATAAGTTATTCAATATTACAAAAGATATAAAAGTAATTTACAATTTTATTGATGTAGAAAAGTACGACAATGCACATAAAGAAGAATGTAAAAGAATTGCTTTGGCACAACCAAACGAAAGAATCTTTACGCATGTTAGTAATTTTAGACCTGTAAAAAGGGTAGAAGATGTAATTAAGGTTTTTGCCGCAGTAAGAAAGGAAATTCCTTCTAAATTATTGATGATTGGTGAAGGGCCAGAAAGAGCAAAAGCAGAAAAATTAGTAAAAGATTTAAAAATTACTGATGATGTCTTCTTTTTAGGAAATAGCACAGAAGTTGCTAAAATTTTATGTTATACAGATGTGTTTTTATTACCATCACAAACAGAAAGTTTTGGTTTGGCAGCATTAGAAGCAATGGCAGCAGGTACAGCTGTTATTTCTACCAATACAGGCGGATTGCCAGAAGTAAACATTCACGGCCAAACAGGATACTTAAGTAATTTAGGAGATGTAGAAGACATGGCTAAAAACGCCATTTCAATTGTTAAAGACGATGCAACTTTAGAGCAGTTTAAACAAAATGCAAAAGCACATACCAAACAATTTTCTTTAGATAGTATTTTACCTGTGTACGAAGAAATATACAAGTCTTGTTATAAAAAGTAA
- a CDS encoding DUF3810 domain-containing protein: MNFNKKHLFLAFSLPIMILLVQLSAKNNAFIEHYYSNGIYPYISKFLRIFLGWIPFSVGDLLITFLLFIFLRFLFRLIKTRFKNFIPKMIHFTAIIAIIYFCFYLFWGLNYYREPLAKNLNYHQNKYTTAQLISTTTLIINKLNKYQFELTNNDSLKVKNPYSQKEMYKMAINGYKNLETDFPQLKYQYKSVKSSLMSLIQTYNGTSGYLNPLTGEAQVNSRIPKTGYPTTICHEMAHQIGFAAENEANFIGFLAANYNDDLYFKYASYRMAFSYCISEIRKRDFKQYKELWKTVNPGISKDFNASYHFWQEYKNPFEPIIKKGYNSYLKANNQTNGIESYNYVVDLLITYFDDIE, encoded by the coding sequence ATGAATTTTAATAAAAAACATTTATTTTTAGCCTTTTCTTTGCCAATAATGATTCTTTTAGTGCAGCTTTCGGCAAAGAATAATGCGTTTATAGAGCATTATTATTCAAACGGAATTTACCCTTACATTTCTAAATTTTTAAGAATATTTTTAGGTTGGATTCCTTTTTCTGTTGGCGATCTTTTAATTACCTTTTTACTTTTTATTTTCCTTCGTTTTTTATTTCGATTAATTAAAACTCGATTTAAAAATTTTATTCCGAAAATGATTCATTTTACTGCAATTATAGCAATAATTTACTTTTGTTTTTATCTTTTCTGGGGATTAAATTATTACAGAGAACCTTTGGCTAAAAACTTAAATTATCATCAAAATAAATATACAACTGCACAATTAATTTCTACCACAACATTAATTATTAATAAGTTAAATAAATATCAATTTGAGCTAACAAATAACGATTCTTTAAAAGTTAAAAATCCGTATAGTCAAAAAGAAATGTATAAAATGGCTATTAATGGGTACAAGAACTTAGAAACCGATTTTCCGCAATTAAAATATCAATATAAATCTGTAAAAAGTTCTTTAATGAGTTTGATACAAACCTACAACGGCACATCTGGTTATTTGAATCCGTTAACAGGTGAAGCGCAAGTAAATAGTAGAATTCCGAAAACAGGATACCCAACAACTATTTGTCATGAAATGGCGCATCAAATTGGTTTCGCAGCCGAAAATGAAGCGAATTTTATTGGTTTTTTAGCGGCAAATTATAATGACGATTTATACTTTAAATATGCCAGCTACAGAATGGCTTTTAGTTATTGTATATCAGAAATTAGAAAAAGAGATTTTAAACAATATAAGGAACTTTGGAAAACGGTTAACCCTGGAATTTCGAAAGATTTTAATGCGAGCTATCACTTTTGGCAAGAATACAAAAACCCATTTGAACCAATTATAAAAAAAGGCTATAACTCTTATTTAAAAGCAAATAATCAAACAAACGGAATTGAATCTTACAATTATGTTGTCGATTTATTAATCACCTATTTTGATGATATTGAGTAG
- a CDS encoding transketolase, producing MPTTQQLQDFTQQVRRDILRMVHKVNSGHPGGSLGCAEFITCLYQEVMDYSTDFKMDGENEDLFFLSNGHISPVFYSVLAHSGFFPVEELNTFRLLDSRLQGHPTTHEGLPGVRIASGSLGQGLSVGIGAAEAKKLNNDSKIVYTLHGDGELQEGQNWEAIMYASAKKVDNLIATIDLNGKQIDGATDDVLNMGSIRAKFEAFGWDVLDVKEGNDIEAILAGLAEAKALTGKGKPVCILLHTEMGNGVDFMMHTHAWHGKAPSDEQLETALAQNPATLGDY from the coding sequence ATGCCAACAACACAACAATTACAAGATTTTACACAACAGGTTCGTAGAGATATATTAAGAATGGTGCACAAAGTAAATTCTGGTCATCCAGGAGGTTCTTTAGGATGTGCAGAGTTTATTACTTGTTTATATCAAGAAGTAATGGATTATTCTACAGATTTTAAAATGGACGGTGAAAATGAAGATTTATTCTTTTTATCTAACGGTCATATTTCACCTGTATTTTACAGTGTTTTGGCTCATAGTGGTTTCTTTCCTGTAGAAGAGTTAAATACTTTTAGATTACTAGATTCTAGATTACAAGGGCATCCAACAACACACGAAGGTTTACCTGGTGTGCGTATTGCATCTGGTTCTTTAGGGCAAGGTTTATCTGTAGGTATTGGTGCTGCAGAAGCAAAAAAACTAAACAACGATTCTAAAATTGTATATACTTTACACGGTGATGGTGAATTGCAAGAAGGTCAGAACTGGGAGGCAATTATGTATGCATCAGCAAAAAAAGTAGACAATTTAATAGCAACTATAGATTTAAACGGAAAGCAAATTGATGGTGCTACAGACGATGTTTTAAACATGGGAAGTATTAGAGCTAAATTTGAAGCTTTTGGTTGGGACGTGTTAGATGTTAAAGAAGGTAATGATATCGAAGCAATTTTAGCAGGTTTAGCAGAAGCAAAAGCTTTAACCGGTAAAGGAAAACCAGTTTGCATATTATTACATACAGAAATGGGGAACGGTGTAGACTTTATGATGCATACTCATGCGTGGCATGGTAAAGCACCAAGTGACGAGCAATTGGAAACTGCATTAGCTCAAAATCCAGCAACTTTAGGAGATTACTAA
- a CDS encoding DUF937 domain-containing protein translates to MSGILDLLNSDLGKQIVSGVASSTGNDTSKTGSALTMALPVLMKAMERNASSPEGAAGLMGALTGKHDGSILNNLGGLFEGGVDESVKQDGAGILGHILGSKQQGVEQVISQKSGLDAGSVGNILKVAAPILMGVLGKQKQEQNISNSGDLTGLLGGLLGGSSANNDQSFLEKILDADGDGSVIDDVAGMVLGGNKSKGGLGGMLGGLFGK, encoded by the coding sequence ATGTCAGGTATATTAGACTTATTAAACAGTGATTTAGGAAAACAAATTGTTTCTGGTGTAGCAAGTTCTACAGGTAACGATACAAGTAAAACAGGTAGTGCATTAACAATGGCTTTACCCGTTTTAATGAAAGCAATGGAAAGAAACGCTTCTTCTCCTGAGGGTGCAGCTGGTTTAATGGGAGCTTTAACAGGTAAACATGATGGTAGTATTTTAAATAACTTAGGTGGTTTATTTGAAGGTGGTGTTGATGAGTCTGTGAAACAAGATGGTGCTGGTATTTTAGGACATATTTTAGGTAGCAAACAACAAGGTGTAGAACAAGTAATTAGTCAGAAATCTGGTTTAGATGCTGGTTCTGTAGGAAATATCTTAAAAGTTGCTGCACCAATTTTAATGGGTGTTTTAGGTAAACAAAAACAAGAACAAAACATTAGCAATTCTGGAGATTTAACAGGTCTTTTAGGTGGTTTGTTAGGTGGTAGTTCTGCGAACAACGATCAAAGCTTTTTAGAGAAAATTTTAGATGCTGATGGTGACGGAAGTGTAATTGATGATGTTGCAGGAATGGTTTTAGGAGGAAATAAGAGTAAAGGTGGCCTTGGAGGAATGTTAGGTGGTCTTTTTGGAAAATAA
- a CDS encoding asparagine synthetase B encodes MSDDNQKNHLKAYGIVYYSLEAGLKSKWLLNYDGGAFLIENNKIVENECKIRGVSYQVISDAKSQLILQEIAAPSSNQDAVTLEKAPKIAVYSPKDKMPWDDAVTMVLTYAEIPFDVIYDKEVLNDKLLLYEWLHLHHEDFTGQYGRFYGSFRTTPWYIEGKQRAEKLATELGFNKVSEEKLAVAKKIRDYVVGGGFMFAMCSATDSFDIALSADGIDIAEAMFDGDASTPNYQSKINYNKTFAFKNFDLIKNPTTYEFSSIDMTRKRKIPKTSDYFSLVEFSAKWDPVPTMLTQNHTVLVKGFMGQTTSFDRNTIKSNVLVLGENKVNREARYIHGTKGKGMFTFYGGHDPEDYTHRVGDPKTELDLHPTSPGYRLILNNVLFPAAKKKKQKT; translated from the coding sequence ATGAGTGATGATAATCAAAAAAATCATTTAAAAGCATACGGAATTGTTTATTATTCTTTAGAGGCAGGTTTAAAATCTAAATGGCTTTTAAATTATGATGGTGGCGCATTTTTAATTGAAAACAATAAGATTGTAGAAAATGAATGCAAAATTAGAGGTGTTTCTTATCAAGTAATTTCAGATGCAAAATCACAATTAATTTTACAGGAAATTGCTGCACCTTCTTCAAATCAAGATGCTGTTACCTTAGAAAAAGCGCCAAAAATAGCGGTATATTCTCCTAAAGACAAAATGCCTTGGGACGATGCTGTAACCATGGTTTTAACCTATGCAGAAATTCCTTTTGATGTAATTTATGACAAAGAAGTTTTAAACGATAAGTTGTTGTTGTACGAATGGTTGCATTTGCATCACGAAGATTTTACAGGGCAATATGGCCGATTTTATGGTTCTTTTAGAACGACGCCATGGTATATAGAAGGAAAGCAAAGAGCAGAAAAACTAGCAACCGAATTAGGTTTTAATAAGGTTTCTGAAGAAAAATTAGCTGTAGCAAAGAAAATTAGAGATTATGTAGTTGGTGGCGGATTTATGTTTGCAATGTGTTCTGCTACCGATAGCTTTGATATCGCTTTATCTGCAGACGGAATTGATATTGCAGAAGCAATGTTTGATGGAGATGCGTCTACGCCAAATTATCAATCGAAAATAAATTATAACAAAACTTTTGCATTTAAAAATTTCGATTTAATTAAAAACCCAACAACTTACGAGTTTTCTTCTATTGATATGACAAGAAAACGTAAAATACCTAAAACTTCAGATTATTTTTCTTTGGTAGAGTTTTCTGCAAAATGGGATCCTGTGCCAACGATGTTAACACAAAACCATACAGTTTTAGTAAAAGGATTTATGGGACAAACTACTTCTTTTGATAGAAATACAATTAAAAGTAATGTCTTAGTTTTAGGAGAAAATAAAGTGAATAGAGAAGCAAGATATATTCACGGAACAAAAGGTAAAGGAATGTTTACTTTCTACGGCGGACATGATCCTGAAGATTACACGCATAGAGTAGGAGACCCTAAAACCGAATTAGATTTACACCCAACTTCACCTGGTTACCGATTAATTTTAAACAATGTTTTATTTCCGGCAGCCAAGAAGAAAAAGCAAAAAACATAA
- the dnaB gene encoding replicative DNA helicase gives MEKTSAIAGKKIDKSKIISLEKGKIPPQAVELEEAVLGAMMIDKKGIDDVIDILSAEAFYDQKHQEVYAAIYELFQNSEPIDLLTVSNLLRKNAKLDFVGGDLYLIRLTQKVASSAHIEFHARIILQKYIQRKLISISSEIIENAYDEGTDVFDLLDDAEGKLFEVTQGNLKKSSEDAGSLVKQALKKIQEIGNQEGMSGLATGFTKLDALTSGWQPSDLVIIAARPGMGKTAFVISMAKNMAIDFNHGVAIFSLEMSSVQLITRMISSETGLTSEKLRKGNLEPHEWEQLNVKVKRLSDAPIFIDDTPSLSIFDLRAKARRLVSQHNVRILVIDYLQLMTAGGKAGGNREQEISMISRNLKALAKELSVPVIALSQLSRAVETRGGSKRPLLSDLRESGAIEQDADIVSFIFRPEYYGMTEWDDDDHSPCEGQGEFIVAKHRNGGLDNIRLKFTGHLAKFSDLEEGFSSEFQSSMNADFPEDPFAGEGGVDPKDAFGDDDVPF, from the coding sequence ATGGAAAAAACGAGTGCAATCGCAGGAAAAAAGATAGACAAGAGTAAAATTATTAGTCTAGAAAAAGGGAAAATCCCGCCACAGGCAGTAGAATTAGAAGAAGCTGTTCTTGGTGCAATGATGATTGATAAAAAAGGAATTGATGATGTAATTGATATTTTAAGTGCAGAAGCATTTTACGATCAAAAGCATCAAGAAGTATACGCTGCTATTTACGAATTGTTTCAAAACTCAGAACCAATCGACTTATTAACAGTATCTAACTTACTTAGAAAGAATGCTAAACTAGATTTTGTTGGCGGAGATTTGTATTTAATTCGTTTAACACAAAAAGTAGCTTCTTCTGCGCATATCGAGTTCCATGCTCGTATTATTCTTCAAAAATACATCCAAAGAAAATTAATTTCTATATCAAGTGAAATTATAGAAAATGCTTATGATGAAGGTACAGATGTTTTTGACCTTTTAGATGATGCCGAAGGTAAGTTATTTGAAGTAACACAAGGAAATTTAAAAAAGAGTTCAGAAGATGCAGGATCGCTTGTTAAGCAAGCATTAAAAAAGATTCAAGAAATTGGTAACCAAGAAGGAATGTCTGGTTTGGCTACAGGTTTTACAAAATTAGATGCGTTAACTTCTGGTTGGCAACCATCAGATTTAGTTATTATTGCTGCAAGACCCGGTATGGGAAAAACAGCATTTGTAATTTCGATGGCTAAAAATATGGCGATAGATTTTAATCATGGTGTAGCTATTTTTTCTTTAGAGATGTCTTCTGTACAGTTAATTACACGTATGATTTCTTCGGAAACAGGATTGACTTCAGAAAAATTAAGAAAAGGAAATTTAGAGCCACACGAGTGGGAACAGTTAAATGTAAAAGTAAAACGTTTGTCTGATGCCCCAATATTTATTGATGATACGCCATCTTTATCTATTTTCGATTTAAGAGCAAAAGCAAGACGTTTGGTGTCGCAGCACAATGTTAGAATCTTAGTAATTGATTATTTACAATTGATGACTGCAGGAGGAAAAGCAGGCGGAAATAGAGAACAAGAAATCTCTATGATTTCAAGAAATTTAAAAGCTTTGGCAAAAGAACTTTCTGTACCAGTTATTGCTCTTTCTCAATTATCTCGTGCGGTAGAAACTCGTGGTGGAAGTAAAAGACCTTTATTATCAGATTTACGTGAATCTGGTGCAATTGAACAAGATGCCGATATTGTTAGTTTTATTTTCCGTCCAGAATATTACGGAATGACAGAATGGGATGACGATGACCATTCACCGTGTGAAGGACAAGGAGAATTTATTGTAGCAAAACACAGAAATGGTGGGTTAGATAATATTCGTTTAAAATTTACAGGTCATTTAGCAAAATTCTCAGATTTAGAAGAAGGATTTAGTTCAGAATTTCAATCTTCTATGAATGCAGATTTCCCAGAAGATCCATTTGCCGGAGAAGGTGGTGTAGATCCAAAAGATGCTTTTGGAGATGATGATGTTCCTTTTTAA